From a single Oncorhynchus nerka isolate Pitt River linkage group LG11, Oner_Uvic_2.0, whole genome shotgun sequence genomic region:
- the LOC115137367 gene encoding complexin-1-like, with protein sequence MNFVMKAAMGGGPPDVGKMMGGDKEEPDPDAEKKEEERQEALRQQEEERKDKYAKMEVERESMRQGIRDKYGIKKREEAEAEAQAAMEQSAEGSLTRPKSSVPKGCGDDDDEEESIMDTVMKYLPGPLQDMLKK encoded by the exons ATGAATTTTGTAATGAAGGCAGCTATGGGAG GGGGGCCACCTGATGTGGGCAAGATGATGGGAGGAGACAAAGAGGAGCCCGACCCCGATGCAGAGAAGAAAGAGGAAGAAAGACAAGAGGCTCTgaggcagcaggaggaggagaggaaagacaaatATGCAAAGATGGAGGTGGAAAGGGAGTCAATGCGACAAGGCATCAGAGACAAG TACGGAATTAAGAAGAGGGAGGAGGCTGAGGCCGAGGCCCAGGCTGCTATGGAGCAGTCTGCAGAGGGCAGTCTGACCCGTCCCAAATCGTCCGTGCCCAAGGGCTGCGGAGACGATGATGACGAAGAGGAAAGCATCATGGACACGGTCATGaaatacctccctggtcctctccAAGACATGTTGAAGAAGTAG
- the LOC115137369 gene encoding tropomodulin-1-like isoform X2, whose protein sequence is MSTSYKKEVVNYRDVDEDELLKKLSEEELQRLEDELEELDPDNALLPAGMRQKDQTKKAPTGTFQRENLVAHLEKQAKEHPDKEDLVPFTGEKRGKVFIPKKVVDPIMENVTLEPELEEALANASDAEICDIAAILGMHTLMSNQQYYEALASSNIVNKQGLNSVIQCTQYKPVPDEQPNSTDVEETLLRMQRNDPDLLEVNLNNIKNIPVKTLKAYADALTENTAVERFSLVGTRSNDPVAFALAEMLKGNTTLKSLNIESNFITGTGIMALIASLQSNTTLQELKIDNQSQPLGNKVEMEIASMLEKNTTLLKFGYHFTQQGPRLRGSNAMMNNNDLVRKRRLEGGPIFPKCRTSV, encoded by the exons GAGGAGTTAGATCCCGAC AATGCCCTGTTGCCGGCCGGGATGAGGCAGAAGGATCAGACCAAGAAGGCGCCGACCGGAACCTTCCAGAGAGAGAACCTGGTAGCCCACCTGGAGAAGCAGGCTAAGGAACACCCTGACAAGGAGGACCTGGTTCCGTtcactggagagaagagag GTAAAGTCTTTATACCTAAGAAGGTGGTGGACCCCATCATGGAGAACGTAACTCTGGAGCCAGAGCTGGAGGAGGCACTGGCCAACGCCAGCGACGCTGAGATCTGCGACATTGCCG ccatTTTGGGAATGCACACTCTGATGAGTAACCAGCAGTACTACGAGGCTTTGGCCAGCAGCAATATAGTCAACAAACAAGGCCTTAACA GCGTTATCCAGTGTACTCAGTATAAGCCTGTGCCTGATGAGCAGCCCAACTCTACTGACGTGGAGGAGACGCTGCTGAGGATGCAGAGGAACGACCCTGACCTGCTGGAGGTCAACCTTAACAACATCAAG AACATTCCAGTGAAGACGCTGAAGGCCTATGCAGACGCCCTGACGGAGAACACTGCAGTGGAACGCTTCAGCCTCGTGGGAACCAGGAGTAATGATCCCGTAGCCTTT GCTCTGGCAGAGATGCTGAAGGGGAACACCACACTGAAGAGTCTGAACATAGAATCCAACTTCATCACAGGGACGGGTATCATGGCTCTCATCGCCTCACTGCAGTCCAACACAACCCTGCAGGAACTCAAGATCGACAACCAG aGCCAGCCGCTAGGTAACAAGGTGGAGATGGAGATAGCCAGCATGCTGGAGAAGAACACCACGTTGTTGAAGTTTGGTTACCACTTTACCCAGCAGGGCCCCAGGCTGAGGGGCTCCAACGCCATGATGAACAACAACGACCTGG TAAGAAAGAGAAGGCTTGAAGGCGGTCCCATCTTCCCCAAGTGTCGGACAAGCGTGTAG
- the LOC115137369 gene encoding tropomodulin-1-like isoform X1 produces the protein MSTSYKKEVVNYRDVDEDELLKKLSEEELQRLEDELEELDPDNALLPAGMRQKDQTKKAPTGTFQRENLVAHLEKQAKEHPDKEDLVPFTGEKRGKVFIPKKVVDPIMENVTLEPELEEALANASDAEICDIAAILGMHTLMSNQQYYEALASSNIVNKQGLNSVIQCTQYKPVPDEQPNSTDVEETLLRMQRNDPDLLEVNLNNIKNIPVKTLKAYADALTENTAVERFSLVGTRSNDPVAFALAEMLKGNTTLKSLNIESNFITGTGIMALIASLQSNTTLQELKIDNQSQPLGNKVEMEIASMLEKNTTLLKFGYHFTQQGPRLRGSNAMMNNNDLARVIRSDHHSDGSFTLTLSVPELERAFGKKFKPKLTKPKTKK, from the exons GAGGAGTTAGATCCCGAC AATGCCCTGTTGCCGGCCGGGATGAGGCAGAAGGATCAGACCAAGAAGGCGCCGACCGGAACCTTCCAGAGAGAGAACCTGGTAGCCCACCTGGAGAAGCAGGCTAAGGAACACCCTGACAAGGAGGACCTGGTTCCGTtcactggagagaagagag GTAAAGTCTTTATACCTAAGAAGGTGGTGGACCCCATCATGGAGAACGTAACTCTGGAGCCAGAGCTGGAGGAGGCACTGGCCAACGCCAGCGACGCTGAGATCTGCGACATTGCCG ccatTTTGGGAATGCACACTCTGATGAGTAACCAGCAGTACTACGAGGCTTTGGCCAGCAGCAATATAGTCAACAAACAAGGCCTTAACA GCGTTATCCAGTGTACTCAGTATAAGCCTGTGCCTGATGAGCAGCCCAACTCTACTGACGTGGAGGAGACGCTGCTGAGGATGCAGAGGAACGACCCTGACCTGCTGGAGGTCAACCTTAACAACATCAAG AACATTCCAGTGAAGACGCTGAAGGCCTATGCAGACGCCCTGACGGAGAACACTGCAGTGGAACGCTTCAGCCTCGTGGGAACCAGGAGTAATGATCCCGTAGCCTTT GCTCTGGCAGAGATGCTGAAGGGGAACACCACACTGAAGAGTCTGAACATAGAATCCAACTTCATCACAGGGACGGGTATCATGGCTCTCATCGCCTCACTGCAGTCCAACACAACCCTGCAGGAACTCAAGATCGACAACCAG aGCCAGCCGCTAGGTAACAAGGTGGAGATGGAGATAGCCAGCATGCTGGAGAAGAACACCACGTTGTTGAAGTTTGGTTACCACTTTACCCAGCAGGGCCCCAGGCTGAGGGGCTCCAACGCCATGATGAACAACAACGACCTGG CTCGGGTAATCCGATCCGATCATCACTCGGACGGTTCCTTTACTCTCACTCTGTCCGTGCCGGAACTGGAGAGGGCATTTGGTAAAAAGTTCAAGCCGAAACTCACCAAGCCCAAGACCAAGAAA TAA